TCTCGATTTGCTCGTCCATGGTGAGGCCTCCAAAGATGGCGAGCTGCTCGGCCACCGTTTCCAGGCCTTGGGCTTCCTTCTCTCGGGCCAGGGCGCGGTAGAAAATCTTGGCATCGAGCGCTTGTTTGCCGGGATTCTTCAACTGGGCTTCCAACATGGGGAGGGAAGCCGCCAGGGCCCAAGGCCGCATGCGGTCGAGCGGTCCCACCAAGCCCAGGCCGGGGCTGATGCGTCCCAGTTCGGCGCTCAGCCGGGTTTGGGTCTCTTCGGGCAGGAGTTGGCTGAGACGTTGGTTACCAGGCAACATCATTCCCAACATGGCCTGGGTTTGGGTGGCCATGTCCATGGCGATTTCGGTGTAGACCGCGTCCGCGCTGTCGAAAGCCTCCTCAATCGCGGGGTGGAGCGCGAGCACCCGGGGGTCGGTGATGTGGATGGTGCCGAAGAGATAGGAGGGAGACTGGCCCTCAATTTCCCAGAGAAAGGGTTTTTGAATGCCTTGCTGTTCCCCCGCTTCTTCCGCCGAGAGGGAGGCGGCCAGGAGGGCGGTCAGGAGGAGGGAGAGGGGGGCCGAGAGGGCCAAAGGGGAGCGATTCATGGCGGCTTAGGCGACAGCCACTTCGCGGCTGATCTCGAAGACTTCCCGCGCGTCCGCGATGGCTCCTTCCACGGCGGCCGCCGCCACCATGACCGGGCTCATGAGGATGGTGCGGCCAATCGGGCTGCCTTGGCGACCCTTGA
This region of Verrucomicrobiota bacterium genomic DNA includes:
- a CDS encoding TraB/GumN family protein yields the protein MNRSPLALSAPLSLLLTALLAASLSAEEAGEQQGIQKPFLWEIEGQSPSYLFGTIHITDPRVLALHPAIEEAFDSADAVYTEIAMDMATQTQAMLGMMLPGNQRLSQLLPEETQTRLSAELGRISPGLGLVGPLDRMRPWALAASLPMLEAQLKNPGKQALDAKIFYRALAREKEAQGLETVAEQLAIFGGLTMDEQIEMLEMTLDQIDEARAKGTNPLETLTQVYLAGDLDALQKTMEEWSDGESELSQRFETALLDKRNRLMAERIDALLQKPEKRQYFFAVGAAHYYGETGLLRLLQEKGYQLRRLP